DNA sequence from the Cytobacillus sp. IB215665 genome:
CAAAGGTAACGATTAATCGTCCTGAAGTACGCAATGCATTCCGTCCAAAAACTGTAATGGAGTTGATAGATGCTTTTGCATATGCTAGAGACGATGCTAACATTGGTGTCATTGTTTTAGCTGGTGCAGGTGACGAAGCGTTTTGCGCAGGTGGAGACCAGAAGGTTCGTGGGCATGGAGGCTATGTAGGTGAAGATGAAATTCCTCGTTTAAATGTATTAGACCTTCAGCGCTTAATTCGTGTCATTCCAAAGCCTGTAGTTGCGATGGTATCTGGATATGCAATTGGTGGAGGACATGTATTACATGTTGTGTGTGATTTGACAATTGCAGCAGAAAATGCTGTTTTTGGTCAAACAGGACCTAAAGTTGGTAGCTTTGACGCTGGCTATGGATCTGGCTACCTAGCTAGAATTGTTGGACATAAAAAAGCTCGTGAAATATGGTATTTATGTCGTCAATATAGTGCACAAGAAGCGATGGATATGGGATTAGTAAATACTGTTGTTCCTTTAGAAC
Encoded proteins:
- the menB gene encoding 1,4-dihydroxy-2-naphthoyl-CoA synthase, with the protein product MGREWVSERKYEDILYETYNGIAKVTINRPEVRNAFRPKTVMELIDAFAYARDDANIGVIVLAGAGDEAFCAGGDQKVRGHGGYVGEDEIPRLNVLDLQRLIRVIPKPVVAMVSGYAIGGGHVLHVVCDLTIAAENAVFGQTGPKVGSFDAGYGSGYLARIVGHKKAREIWYLCRQYSAQEAMDMGLVNTVVPLEQLEDETVQWCEEMLEKSPTALRFLKAAFNADTDGLAGIQQFAGDATLLYYTTEEAKEGRDAFKEKRSPDFKQFPRFP